From one Streptomyces sp. NBC_01478 genomic stretch:
- a CDS encoding mechanosensitive ion channel family protein — MAVPEANLAVNFTQGLNDAWSKVAQFVPKLVGFLVILAIGWFVSKMIARVLDRVLRKIGSEKLSERAGTARMLRDSKYDMTGIVCKIVYYALMLITLQLALGVFGSNPVSTMINGIVAWLPRGIVAVVLVVVAMAIANAVRGIVGSALSSMSYGRMLATLVWACIVALGVIAALGQAGIATSVTQPVLYAALATVAGILIVGVGGGMIAPMRRRMERVLMAAERETTNAKGSLTAYQAGRQDAMTNQPARERTDMGTGMGTGTGTDARRDDMPGSSGM; from the coding sequence ATGGCAGTCCCCGAAGCCAACCTCGCCGTCAACTTCACCCAGGGGCTGAACGACGCCTGGTCGAAGGTCGCGCAGTTCGTGCCCAAGCTCGTCGGGTTCCTGGTCATCCTGGCCATCGGCTGGTTCGTGTCGAAGATGATCGCCCGGGTCCTGGACCGGGTGCTGCGCAAGATCGGCTCGGAGAAACTCTCCGAACGGGCCGGTACGGCACGGATGCTGCGGGACTCCAAGTACGACATGACCGGCATCGTCTGCAAGATCGTGTACTACGCGCTGATGCTGATCACCCTCCAGCTCGCGCTCGGCGTCTTCGGCTCCAACCCGGTCAGCACGATGATCAACGGCATCGTCGCCTGGCTGCCGCGCGGCATCGTCGCGGTGGTCCTGGTCGTCGTCGCGATGGCCATCGCGAACGCGGTCCGCGGGATCGTGGGCAGCGCCCTGTCGTCGATGTCGTACGGCAGGATGCTCGCGACCCTCGTCTGGGCGTGCATCGTCGCGCTGGGCGTGATCGCCGCCCTCGGTCAGGCGGGCATCGCCACCTCGGTCACCCAGCCGGTGCTCTACGCCGCCCTCGCGACCGTGGCCGGCATCCTGATCGTCGGTGTCGGCGGCGGCATGATCGCCCCGATGCGCCGGCGCATGGAGCGTGTGCTGATGGCGGCGGAGCGCGAGACCACCAACGCGAAGGGCAGCCTCACCGCCTACCAGGCGGGCCGCCAGGACGCGATGACCAACCAGCCGGCGCGCGAGCGGACGGACATGGGCACGGGCATGGGGACGGGCACGGGGACGGACGCGCGGCGCGACGACATGCCGGGGTCTTCCGGTATGTAG